The Candidatus Omnitrophota bacterium genome segment GCGGCAAGACCCCGGAAGATGTTCCCTCCTCCTATTACAAGAGCTATCTCGACACCCTGCCTGCGGATCTCCTTGATCTGGGCGGCTATGGAATTATTGACATCCGGGTCTATACCGAAACCCAGGTCTCCCATGAGCGCTTCACCGCTTATCTTGAGAACAACTCTTTTGGCTTGTTTCTTTTTTGCCATTAAAGCTCCTGCCCTTCGTTCAATAAAAACTAGCTCTCTTCGCCAACCTCGAACCTGACAAAGCGTTTGACCTTTATGTTCTCGCCCAGGGTCGCGATGCTCTGGGTAAGAAGGTCCTTGATCCTGATGTTCGGGTCCTTAATGAAAGGCTGTTCGAGAAGGCATACTTCGGAAAAATATTTCTCCATCTTCCCGTCAACTATCTTCTCGACCACGTTATCCGGTTTATCCTTGACCTGGGTACGGAAGATCTCCCGTTCTTTTTCTTTGGCTTCTTCGGGGACTTCTTCCTTCGAAACGTAAATGGGATTGGCCGCCGCGATCTGCATAGAGAGATCCTTGGTCATTTTCCTGAAATCATGGTTCCTGGCCACGAAATCGGTCTCGCAGTTGACTTCGATGAGAACGCCTATCTTGTCACCCATGTGCACATAGCTTTCAATGACACCCTGCTCGGCAGTCCGGGTGGATTTTTTAGCGGCCTTTGCTATGCCTTTTTTTCTGAGTATTTCAACGGCTTTGTCGATATCACCGTTGGCTTCCTTAAGGGCGGTCTTGCATTCCATCATACCCGCCGATGTCTTGAACCTCAATTTTTTAACAGCATCCATCAAGTTCATTTATGTTCTCCTCCGTTTATTCGTCGTTAAGTTTAATGTCCCCTTCTATGGTATCCTCTATCCCGGTGGTCTGCTTTTCTTTTTCCTTCTCTTCTTCTTCATAGTCCGCAGGTTCTTCTTCGGAAGGCGCCTCTTCTTCCTCGCCGGAAGAGGATGTCTCCTCTTCAGCCTTTTCGGTTATGGTCTTTTCCGCTTCGGGCTTTTCTTCACCGACAGGTTCTTCCTGTTCGATTTTCTGCTCGCCCACGGGAGTGCCCATGAACTCGCTGCGCCCCTTCGCGGCCGCGTCAGCTAACGTCGTGACGATATACCTTATCGACCTTATGGCGTCATCATTGCCGGGTATGGGCAAATCGATCAGGTCAGGGTCGCAGTTGGTGTCTATAAGGCCTATGACGGGAATCCCTATCTTCCTGGCCTCGGCCACGGCGATATGCTCGGCCTCGGCATCGATTATCACCAGGCAATCGGGAAGCTCTTTCATCTCCCGTATCCCCTCCAGGTTCTTGAGAAGCTTGTGCTCCTCCCTGTCCATCTGCGCTTTTTCCTTTTTGGTAAGGGCGGAATAGGTCTCGCTTTCCTTCATCTGCTGGAGGTTATCAAGCTTTTTCACGCTCTTCATGACGGTGCTGAAGTTGGTAAGACATCCCCCCAGCCAACGCTCATCGACGAAAAACATATCACACCTCTGGGCCTGTTCCCTTATGATGTGTTTTGCCTGTTTTTTCGTGCCCGCGAAAAGTATCCTCTTACCTGATGCGGCAAGTTCGTAGACGAAATCAGCGGCTTTTTTAAGGGCCTGTTCCGTCTTGGTGAGATCAATTATATAGATACCGCTTTTGGCCCCGAAAATGTATTTCTCCATTTTCGGGTTCCATTTGTTGGTCTGGTGCCCGAAATGCACACCGTTCTCGAGAAGTTCTCTGATAACTTTGGATCCGACTGGCATTGTTCTTTCTCCTTCTGTTTCCCGGCCAAACCGTGCTTTGCGCAATTTAAGAACCTTCCAAAGGTCATTACGCGCATCGCGTTTAACCTCGTTTAAATAAAATACATACTGAACGATTATTATATAGAAATCATATATAAATTCAAGTGTTTTATGATATTTTTTGCAAAATCTTTAAAAAAGGGGCTTTTCCCGGGGAAAATGCTCACTTGAAGGGACCGGGCAGACTCAGGTCTGGCTTATGAACTGCATTTCATAAAGCCTTTTATACAAGGGACTTATCTCGAGAAGTTCCTCGTGCCTGCCGGTTTCGACGATCTTTCCCTTATCGATCACAACTATCTTGTCGGCGTGGGTTATGGTGCTGAGCCTGTGGGCTATAACCACAACTGTACGCCCTTTCATGAGGTTGTTAATGGCCTCCTGAACGAGTTTTTCACTTTCAGTATCAAGCTGGGAGGTAGCCTCATCGAAGATAAGTATGGGCGGGTTCTTGTATACCGCTCTTGCTATGGCTATCCTCTGCCTCTGACCTCCGGATATCTTAAGCCCCCTTTCACCGATAACGGTATCATATCCCCTGGGGAAATCCTTGATGAACCTGTGGGCGTTGGCGGCTTTGGCCACTCGAACGAGTTTCTGCTCGTCTACATCTTCATGTCCGTAGCAGATATTGTTCTTGACCGTATCGTTGAATAGCAGCGTCTCCTGCGTTACC includes the following:
- the rpsB gene encoding 30S ribosomal protein S2, which codes for MPVGSKVIRELLENGVHFGHQTNKWNPKMEKYIFGAKSGIYIIDLTKTEQALKKAADFVYELAASGKRILFAGTKKQAKHIIREQAQRCDMFFVDERWLGGCLTNFSTVMKSVKKLDNLQQMKESETYSALTKKEKAQMDREEHKLLKNLEGIREMKELPDCLVIIDAEAEHIAVAEARKIGIPVIGLIDTNCDPDLIDLPIPGNDDAIRSIRYIVTTLADAAAKGRSEFMGTPVGEQKIEQEEPVGEEKPEAEKTITEKAEEETSSSGEEEEAPSEEEPADYEEEEKEKEKQTTGIEDTIEGDIKLNDE
- the tsf gene encoding translation elongation factor Ts, which codes for MNLMDAVKKLRFKTSAGMMECKTALKEANGDIDKAVEILRKKGIAKAAKKSTRTAEQGVIESYVHMGDKIGVLIEVNCETDFVARNHDFRKMTKDLSMQIAAANPIYVSKEEVPEEAKEKEREIFRTQVKDKPDNVVEKIVDGKMEKYFSEVCLLEQPFIKDPNIRIKDLLTQSIATLGENIKVKRFVRFEVGEES